The following proteins are co-located in the Colletotrichum lupini chromosome 4, complete sequence genome:
- a CDS encoding exosome complex exonuclease RRP43, with the protein MSAVTKFGFEFQTATINGVEYNYIHAEPAGKVVGTIFLIHGWPDMSLGWRNQIPYLLSKGLRVIAPDMMGYGGTDAPADVNYYTFKRASDDIAALASHLGLSRIILGGHDWGGAVVYRAALWHPELISAFFVISTPFAPPRLAYVDQATALPTLHYQLQFRTDAVQDYIGLGDVQNATRVRQILNTIYGVKLPSGASAFNSSGAGFDFDLLDGVTTDTPLLSEEELDYYVENYAGGDPFNRTLNWYRTGELNWQDELALIPSNATAYTAKYSQPALYIGGSLDSALPPILSTGMETYFDSLSRGEVNGTHWVMWEKPEDVNGYVGNWLSSSRSGFAVIGDMSAEEGLAWESHGKDNDAYDYENQYIIEAYYHCTNEFPEHAALSLHPTSDKSEAILQIVCASIERILCFPVVPKDITTMATSKGLPRDTFAKLSPHPFLLANLQPPAPANAARSNGRAPNEARIPNVNTSSLTHANGSAVVRTGDTTVICGVRAETLLASDIPNFRTAANLDDENGKPSSELKDYDLLVPNIELATGCAPQFLPGVPPTTLAQTLSTRVYSLLHSSNLVDPEDLRIWYTRPAEKAEMEGDDGDDKMDEDEDEEKSEGERVVMAYWVLYIDIFFISFDGNPFDIAWAAILAALRDTTIPIARWDADREMVVCSRESPKPLTLHGFPIACTAGVFTGKETTDRPAAGKFWTLVDPDRLEESLCDEEVTAVVDRSEGETKVLAISKHGGTVLQPQLIREFVGVAERRWEQFYKAMA; encoded by the exons ATGAGCGCTGTCACCAAGTTTGGGTTCGAGTTCCAGACTGCCACTATCAATGGCGTCGAGTACAACTACATCCACGCCGAGCCTGCGGGCAAGGTGGTAGGGACAATCTTCCTCATCCACGGGTGGCCCGATATGTCCCTGGGATGGCGCAACCAGATTCCTTACCTCCTGTCCAAGGGCCTCCGGGTCATTGCTCCTGACATGATGGGTTACGGAGGCACTGATGCTCCCGCCGACGTCAACTACTA CACATTCAAGCGCGCCTCAGATGACATTGCTGCTCTCGCCAGCCACCTCGGCCTCTCGCGCATCATCCTGGGCGGCCACGACTGGGGCGGAGCGGTCGTCTACCGCGCAGCCCTCTGGCACCCGGAGCTGATCTCGGCCTTCTTCGTCATCAGCACCCCCTTTGCACCGCCCCGTCTCGCCTACGTCGACCAGGCCACCGCACTACCCACGCTACACTACCAGCTGCAGTTCCGCACCGACGCCGTCCAGGACTACATTGGCCTCGGCGACGTCCAAAACGCCACCCGCGTCCGCCAGATCCTCAACACAATCTACGGCGTCAAGCTGCCCAGCGGTGCATCAGCCTTCAACTCCAGCGGCGCCGGGTTCGACTTTGACCTTCTCGACGGCGTAACGACGGACACGCCGCTGTTGAGCGAGGAGGAGCTCGACTACTACGTGGAGAACTACGCCGGTGGTGATCCCTTTAACAGGACGCTCAACTGGTACCGTACCGGCGAGCTCAACTGGCAGGACGAGCTTGCGCTCATCCCTAGCAACGCTACGGCGTACACGGCCAAGTACTCGCAGCCTGCGCTGTACATCGGCGGTTCGCTCGACTCGGCGCTGCCTCCCATCTTGTCGACCGGTATGGAGACGTACTTCGACAGCTTGTCAAGAGGCGAGGTGAATGGTACGCATTGGGTCATGTGGGAGAAGCCCGAGGATGTGAACGGTTATGTTGGCAACTGGCTGAGCAGCTCA CGCTCTGGCTTTGCTGTGATCGGTGACATGTCGGCGGAGGAGGGTCTTGCCTGGGAGTCGCATGGCAAGGACAACGATGCGTATGACTATGAAAATCAGTATATAATAGAAGCATATTACCATTGTACAAACGAGTTTCCAGAACATGCCGCT CTCTCACTTCATCCCACCTCAGACAAGTCCGAGGCCATCCTCCAGATCGTTTGCGCTTCAATTGAGAGGATTCTCTGCTTTCCCGTTGTTCCGAAAGATATTACGACAATGGCTACCTCTAAGGGCCTTCCTCGCGATACATTCGCCAAGCTCTCCCCTCACCCCTTCCTCCTCGCAAACCTCCAGCCTCCCGCGCCCGCCAACGCTGCCAGAAGCAACGGCCGCGCACCCAACGAAGCCCGAATTCCCAATGTCAACACTTCCAGCTTGACCCATGCCAATGGAAGCGCCGTTGTGCGGACGGGTGATACAACTGTCATCTGCGGTGTTCGCGCCGAAACACTTCTCGCCTCCGACATCCCCAACTTCCGCACCGCTGCGAATCTCGACGATGAAAACGGCAAGCCCAGCTCGGAGCTGAAGGACTACGACTTGCTCGTGCCCAACATCGAGCTCGCCACCGGCTGCGCACCGCAGTTCCTCCCCGGCGTACCTCCCACAACACTGGCACAGACCCTGAGCACGAGAGTTTATTCACTGCTGCATTCCTCCAACCTCGTTGACCCGGAGGACCTGAGAATATGGTACACCCGCCCTGCCGAGAAGGCCGAGATGGAGGGCGATGATGGAGACGACAAGATGGatgaggacgaggacgaagagAAATCTGAGGGTGAAAGGGTTGTCATGGCATACTGGGTTTTGTACATCGACATCTTCTTCATCTCGTTCGATGGCAACCCCTTCGACATTGCCTGGGCTGCTATCCTGGCCGCCCTTCGCGACACAACGATACCCATCGCACGATGGGACGCAGACCGCGAGATGGTCGTCTGCTCCCGAGAGAGCCCCAAGCCCCTGACGTTGCACGGCTTCCCTATCGCCTGCACAGCTGGCGTCTTCACAGGCAAAGAGACGACGGATCGGCCTGCTGCCGGCAAGTTCTGGACTCTGGTCGACCCGGACAGGTTGGAGGAGAGTCTATGTGATGAAGAGGTAACTGCAGTGGTGGACCGAAGCGAGGGAGAGACGAAGGTATTGGCGATATCAAAGCATGGAGGAACCGTACTGCAGCCGCAGCTCATACGGGAGTTTGTAGGTGTTGCAGAGCGGAGATGGGAGCAGTTTTACAAGGCCATGGCATGA